Proteins from a genomic interval of Niabella soli DSM 19437:
- a CDS encoding DUF4476 domain-containing protein, translated as MNKRFLLAILFLLTGYLSFAQYTVQSKYFVYLQTEPAQPFYIRINGQKIDANSSGYLILPQLKDGDYRLTVGFPDNKTPEMNFKFNVDSKDKGYLIKNFGAEGWSLFDLQTMAVQKPLSAADAAALAKAEAPLPKPQRRREQKQEQQQQAPQQQAPQQQAAAPAAVAQTPAAAPKPATTPVNSNASSFTQTLSKATNDPSILEQPKEEEKPVVKAAPNPEPPKEVVNEAAKTAPVVAEKQAAAPQKESPAPSVKPGKDAVVKISQHSSGTGIVAVYEDRSTGSGPEQIEITIPATENSGAGAAAPVVEAAPATAAPENTTGKFVVEEKPAIRQNADGSGTSGKRKNKSEPVAEKGAPSGNCKSVATEDDFLALRRDMAAKDNDDKMIEEAKRAFRNKCYSVSQVKYISSMFLSNAGKYNLFEAAKTHLVDPENFSSLQSELKDSYYADKFNALK; from the coding sequence ATGAACAAGCGTTTTTTACTGGCGATCCTTTTCCTTTTAACCGGCTACCTGTCTTTTGCTCAATACACCGTTCAATCCAAATATTTTGTTTACCTGCAAACGGAACCGGCGCAGCCGTTTTATATCAGGATAAACGGGCAAAAAATTGACGCCAATTCCTCGGGTTACCTGATCCTTCCCCAGTTAAAAGATGGCGATTACCGGCTTACAGTGGGATTCCCGGATAACAAAACGCCCGAAATGAATTTTAAATTCAATGTTGACTCGAAAGATAAAGGATATCTGATCAAAAATTTTGGGGCAGAAGGATGGTCTTTATTTGATTTGCAGACTATGGCGGTTCAAAAACCCCTGAGCGCTGCAGATGCGGCAGCTCTTGCCAAAGCGGAAGCACCCCTGCCCAAGCCACAGCGCCGGCGCGAACAGAAGCAGGAACAACAGCAACAAGCCCCGCAACAGCAGGCACCTCAGCAGCAAGCTGCTGCCCCGGCTGCGGTTGCTCAAACGCCTGCTGCTGCGCCCAAACCTGCAACAACTCCCGTAAACAGTAACGCAAGCAGCTTTACACAAACTCTTTCAAAAGCCACCAATGATCCCAGTATACTGGAACAACCCAAAGAAGAAGAAAAGCCCGTTGTAAAAGCGGCGCCCAACCCCGAACCCCCTAAAGAAGTGGTGAATGAAGCGGCAAAAACGGCGCCTGTGGTTGCGGAAAAACAGGCTGCAGCGCCCCAAAAGGAAAGTCCGGCGCCTTCTGTTAAGCCCGGCAAAGATGCAGTGGTGAAAATATCCCAGCATTCTTCAGGTACAGGTATCGTTGCAGTATATGAAGACAGAAGTACAGGTTCCGGTCCGGAGCAGATCGAAATAACCATTCCGGCTACAGAAAATAGTGGCGCCGGAGCAGCAGCACCGGTGGTAGAGGCCGCACCCGCAACAGCAGCCCCGGAAAATACCACCGGTAAATTTGTAGTGGAAGAAAAACCGGCTATCCGCCAAAATGCAGATGGGTCGGGAACTTCCGGGAAAAGAAAAAATAAAAGTGAGCCGGTTGCCGAAAAAGGAGCGCCCTCCGGAAATTGTAAATCGGTTGCTACAGAGGATGATTTCCTGGCACTGCGCAGGGATATGGCAGCTAAAGATAATGACGACAAAATGATTGAAGAGGCAAAAAGAGCCTTCCGGAATAAATGTTACTCGGTAAGCCAGGTAAAATATATCAGCAGTATGTTTTTGTCCAATGCCGGCAAGTATAATTTGTTTGAAGCCGCAAAAACGCATCTGGTAGACCCTGAGAATTTTTCCTCCCTGCAATCAGAACTGAAAGATTCGTATTATGCCGATAAATTTAATGCGCTGAAATAG
- a CDS encoding TPM domain-containing protein, translating into MSFPLFNKKPESVISDSEKEQIVNAIRTAESRTSGEIRVYIENRNKYVDPVDRAAEVFFKLKMDATRERNGVLLYVALKDRQLAIFGDEGIYNKTGREYWSGLVRHILGHFNKKDFAAGISEYVQQIGEGLHNFFPYDRETDHNELPDDIVFGS; encoded by the coding sequence ATGTCGTTTCCTCTCTTTAATAAAAAACCGGAAAGCGTAATCAGCGATAGCGAGAAGGAGCAGATCGTAAATGCGATCCGCACCGCTGAAAGCCGCACCAGTGGTGAAATACGGGTGTATATCGAAAATCGCAACAAATATGTGGATCCGGTAGACCGTGCGGCTGAAGTGTTTTTCAAACTGAAGATGGACGCCACCCGGGAACGTAATGGCGTATTATTATATGTGGCATTGAAGGACCGGCAGCTAGCCATTTTTGGCGATGAAGGCATTTACAATAAAACCGGCCGGGAGTATTGGAGCGGGCTGGTGCGCCACATCCTGGGGCATTTTAATAAAAAGGATTTTGCAGCGGGTATCAGTGAATATGTGCAGCAGATCGGTGAGGGCCTGCATAATTTTTTCCCCTACGACCGGGAAACCGATCATAACGAATTGCCGGATGATATTGTTTTTGGCAGCTAG
- the truA gene encoding tRNA pseudouridine(38-40) synthase TruA, protein MRYFLEVSYKGTRYSGFQIQQTGSTIQGAIQKALSIFLKQPLVLTGSSRTDSGVHAQQNFFHFDCVQSFDPNWIYNLNAILPADIVIKNIFEVPPDAHSRFDAGSRSYQYNLYRFKNPFLADTAYYFPYKLDEEELQTAATLIKEYTDFTSFSKKNTQVKTCQCTIIESQWGTTEYGLYYQVTANRFLRGMVRALVATMLKVGRGRLSMDGFRQLLETPRFGAAFFDAPAHGLTLMKVNYPDDILLNVGF, encoded by the coding sequence ATGCGTTATTTTTTGGAAGTAAGCTATAAGGGAACCCGTTACAGCGGATTCCAGATCCAGCAAACCGGCAGCACCATTCAGGGAGCGATCCAGAAAGCGCTTTCTATTTTTTTAAAGCAGCCGCTTGTGCTGACCGGCTCTTCCAGAACAGACAGCGGCGTGCATGCCCAACAGAATTTTTTTCATTTCGACTGCGTGCAGTCGTTCGACCCCAATTGGATCTATAACCTGAACGCGATACTCCCCGCGGACATCGTCATAAAAAACATTTTTGAAGTACCACCCGATGCGCATAGCCGGTTTGACGCCGGCAGCAGGAGTTATCAATATAATCTGTACCGGTTTAAAAACCCGTTTTTGGCGGATACCGCCTATTATTTCCCCTATAAGTTAGATGAGGAGGAACTGCAAACAGCCGCTACACTGATTAAGGAATACACTGATTTTACCAGTTTCTCAAAAAAAAATACACAGGTCAAAACCTGCCAGTGCACTATTATCGAAAGCCAATGGGGTACAACGGAATACGGATTGTATTACCAGGTTACCGCCAACCGTTTTTTACGGGGGATGGTGCGTGCCCTGGTAGCTACCATGCTTAAGGTAGGGCGGGGGCGCCTATCGATGGATGGGTTCCGGCAGTTGCTGGAGACCCCCCGTTTTGGAGCCGCTTTTTTTGACGCGCCAGCGCACGGGCTCACGCTCATGAAGGTTAATTACCCTGATGATATATTATTGAATGTCGGTTTCTGA
- a CDS encoding TPM domain-containing protein, which produces MKKLFLLSFLLVSLLSFGQIEKDIPAPPNPPRLVNDFTGHFLTPEQNQELERKLVAYDDSTSNQIAVVIVDDLKGHSRDDYAIALGRKWGVGGQKKAGNGVVILINTGEKDGQSNRGLFIAPGYGLESAITDLVASQIVDQIIIPEFKSGQNYRGLQEGTDAIIQAAAGKFKAPDDYHQGKGGVGAGMILLVVIVVIVFVIFMSRGGGNNGGYVSRRGFQGGPWIFPGGWSGGGGGGGWSGGGGGGGGFGGFGGGSFGGGGAGGSW; this is translated from the coding sequence ATGAAAAAACTTTTTCTCCTTTCTTTTCTATTGGTTTCACTATTGTCGTTCGGACAAATTGAAAAAGATATTCCGGCACCACCCAACCCGCCCCGGCTGGTGAATGATTTTACCGGTCATTTTCTTACACCTGAACAAAACCAGGAGCTGGAACGGAAACTGGTGGCCTATGATGACAGCACGTCTAACCAGATAGCCGTTGTTATTGTAGACGACCTGAAAGGGCATTCCAGAGACGATTATGCCATCGCCCTTGGCAGGAAATGGGGTGTTGGCGGGCAGAAAAAGGCCGGCAACGGCGTTGTTATTTTAATAAACACCGGCGAAAAAGACGGGCAGAGCAACCGCGGGCTCTTTATTGCACCGGGTTATGGACTGGAAAGCGCCATTACGGACCTGGTGGCGTCACAGATCGTAGATCAGATCATTATCCCGGAATTTAAAAGCGGGCAGAATTACCGTGGACTACAGGAGGGCACGGATGCCATCATCCAGGCGGCCGCCGGTAAGTTCAAAGCGCCGGATGACTACCATCAGGGTAAGGGAGGTGTAGGTGCCGGAATGATCCTCTTGGTCGTTATTGTTGTTATCGTCTTTGTGATTTTTATGAGCCGTGGAGGTGGTAATAATGGTGGTTATGTATCACGCAGGGGATTCCAGGGTGGCCCGTGGATCTTCCCCGGGGGATGGTCTGGTGGGGGTGGAGGCGGTGGCTGGTCCGGCGGCGGTGGCGGGGGCGGTGGCTTCGGCGGTTTTGGAGGGGGAAGCTTCGGAGGTGGCGGTGCCGGTGGCAGTTGGTAG
- a CDS encoding LemA family protein — protein sequence MKRSYLYGIAAAVIVLLYGIISYNKLVKKQENVQQKWSEVQSTYQRRLDLTPNLVNVVKGLSNFEHNTFVAVADARNKAMQGTGSDLNAANYNKQSALQDSLAAASNRMIISIEKYPELHGTEAYRGLQTQLEGNERRIKVAREDFNAAVADYNKTVRSFPTNLSAGMLGFKAMDGFKADPGADKNVEIKF from the coding sequence TTGAAACGATCTTATCTATACGGTATTGCTGCGGCAGTAATTGTATTATTGTATGGAATTATCTCCTACAATAAATTGGTGAAAAAGCAGGAAAATGTGCAACAGAAATGGAGTGAAGTGCAAAGTACTTACCAGCGCCGGCTGGATCTGACGCCCAACCTGGTAAATGTGGTCAAAGGCCTGAGCAATTTTGAGCATAATACGTTTGTGGCGGTTGCCGACGCACGCAATAAGGCCATGCAGGGAACGGGAAGCGACTTGAACGCTGCCAATTATAACAAACAATCGGCTTTGCAGGATTCATTGGCAGCGGCATCCAACCGGATGATCATTTCTATCGAAAAATATCCCGAACTGCACGGAACGGAAGCCTACCGCGGCCTGCAAACGCAGTTGGAAGGCAACGAACGGCGGATAAAAGTGGCGCGGGAAGATTTTAATGCAGCCGTTGCCGATTATAATAAAACGGTGCGCAGTTTTCCCACAAACCTGAGCGCCGGCATGTTGGGGTTTAAAGCAATGGACGGATTTAAAGCAGATCCCGGCGCCGACAAAAATGTTGAAATAAAATTCTGA